A genomic window from Thermovenabulum gondwanense includes:
- a CDS encoding GntR family transcriptional regulator, with protein MIGQGQESGYSLRNKIYQHLKNAILNGVYKPGESLIELKVARELGVSRTPVREAIRQLELEGLVSSIPNKGVIVEGVTEKDVEDIYTIRKMIEGLAARWAAEKITPEQLKELKDILDLMEFYTQKGEIEKASELDTQFHDLIFKACQSRPLESVLSHFNHFIQRARLVSIKSIGRAPYTLEEHKKIYEALAKRNPEEAEQAMINHVEKARQNLNPYLKDKKVF; from the coding sequence ATGATAGGGCAGGGACAGGAGAGCGGGTACTCGTTGAGAAATAAGATATATCAGCATCTGAAGAATGCCATTCTAAACGGAGTATATAAACCGGGAGAAAGCCTTATAGAACTTAAAGTGGCCCGGGAACTGGGAGTGAGCAGGACTCCGGTAAGGGAAGCCATAAGGCAGTTAGAACTGGAAGGTCTTGTGTCCAGCATACCCAATAAAGGGGTAATTGTCGAGGGTGTTACCGAAAAAGACGTGGAGGACATATATACCATACGAAAAATGATCGAAGGGCTGGCGGCAAGGTGGGCAGCCGAGAAAATTACTCCGGAGCAGCTGAAGGAGTTAAAGGATATACTGGATTTAATGGAATTTTACACTCAAAAGGGGGAAATAGAAAAAGCGTCGGAGCTGGATACGCAGTTCCACGACCTTATTTTCAAAGCCTGCCAGAGCAGACCCTTAGAATCCGTTTTATCTCACTTTAACCATTTTATACAGCGGGCAAGGCTGGTGTCAATTAAGAGCATAGGAAGGGCACCCTATACCTTAGAGGAACACAAAAAAATTTACGAAGCCCTTGCAAAGAGAAATCCCGAGGAAGCGGAACAGGCCATGATAAACCATGTGGAAAAGGCAAGGCAAAACCTTAATCCTTATCTAAAAGACAAAAAAGTATTTTAG